The proteins below are encoded in one region of Casimicrobium huifangae:
- a CDS encoding 2-hydroxyacid dehydrogenase encodes MPGIIAELRKHQPDWQYFAWPSDEPCDYVVGWKPPAELFARQPKLKAVINYGAGVDAILAMGAVPAHLPIVRLEDAGMAQQMAEYAIYGVIHHQRHMQIYLAQQRDKHWQQHEDRGNVRRPTVGVLGLGEMGGTVATRLAAFGYTVQGWSRSQRQIDGVKTFAGSDRLAAFLAGTDVLVSMLPLTKSTRGLINAQTLAQLPRGAFLVNAGRGGHLVDADVLAALDSGQLGGALLDVFHEEPLPKDHAYWSHPKVIVTPHIAATTPIKDACAQIVAKIGTMERGELVSGIVDPKVGY; translated from the coding sequence GTGCCCGGCATCATCGCCGAGCTGCGCAAGCATCAACCTGACTGGCAGTATTTCGCCTGGCCGTCCGACGAGCCCTGCGACTACGTCGTGGGCTGGAAGCCGCCGGCCGAGCTGTTCGCGCGGCAACCCAAGCTGAAAGCCGTGATCAATTACGGCGCCGGCGTCGACGCCATCCTGGCGATGGGTGCGGTGCCCGCGCATCTGCCGATCGTGCGCCTCGAAGACGCCGGCATGGCGCAACAGATGGCCGAATACGCGATCTACGGCGTGATCCACCACCAGCGCCACATGCAGATCTACCTCGCGCAGCAGCGCGACAAGCACTGGCAGCAGCACGAAGACCGCGGCAATGTGCGGCGGCCCACCGTCGGCGTGCTGGGCCTCGGCGAGATGGGCGGCACCGTCGCGACGCGGCTCGCGGCGTTTGGCTATACGGTGCAGGGCTGGTCGCGATCGCAGCGCCAGATCGATGGCGTCAAGACCTTCGCGGGTAGCGACCGGCTCGCGGCCTTCCTGGCCGGCACCGATGTGCTGGTGTCGATGCTGCCGCTGACCAAATCGACGCGCGGCCTGATCAACGCACAGACGCTTGCGCAGCTGCCGCGCGGTGCGTTCCTGGTCAACGCGGGCCGCGGCGGCCATCTGGTCGATGCCGACGTGCTGGCGGCGCTCGACAGTGGCCAGCTCGGCGGCGCCCTGCTCGACGTCTTTCACGAGGAGCCGCTGCCGAAGGATCACGCGTATTGGTCGCACCCGAAGGTCATCGTGACGCCGCACATCGCCGCGACCACGCCGATCAAGGACGCCTGCGCCCAGATCGTCGCCAAGATCGGCACCATGGAGCGCGGCGAGCTTGTGTCGGGCATCGTCGATCCCAAAGTGGGTTATTGA
- a CDS encoding reverse transcriptase family protein, giving the protein MPATVPSETTPPPEVDAIADALAAFMLAEHTAGRSLTARALTARASARFVGCSALLGAARRDLALHAELAWPHWSAAQLAARIRKLPAFERLVTQSVLLTAAIEDITATLAHAADEKERGEHADWVAGLQARRARLQADLPRIWPVAATAGSDPPRVESGLQPLADLARRIEISEDELDAALRTSRTPHAFRLLVMRKQSGGLRVIEQPQDALRVLQRRVLREVLATADLHPAAHGFVRGRSALTHAALHSGRRLVLRLDIADFFTSITAGRVHSAFLRLGMPPRVATALTALCTSVQRAGALRAALRRHDAFASQTRIVGHVRDWQQTLCVPHLPQGAPTSPALANWIAYRLDRRLSGLAAAWDMRYSRYADDLTFSTDASDCNSLRFVDQVRTIVATEGWLLNERKTLVMPQSNRQRVTGIVVNQTMNLCRQDYDALKAAVHRHVNAPPDDAQRSQLLGRIAWLAQFRPERADRLLHKLRSAPR; this is encoded by the coding sequence TTGCCAGCGACCGTGCCCTCCGAGACCACTCCGCCCCCCGAAGTCGACGCCATCGCCGACGCGCTGGCCGCTTTCATGCTGGCCGAACACACGGCGGGCCGTTCCCTCACGGCGCGCGCCCTGACCGCTCGCGCGTCGGCGCGATTCGTGGGGTGCTCGGCGCTGCTTGGTGCCGCGCGACGCGATTTGGCCTTGCACGCCGAACTGGCGTGGCCGCACTGGAGCGCAGCGCAACTCGCGGCACGTATCCGCAAGCTGCCCGCGTTCGAGCGTCTGGTCACTCAGTCTGTCCTGCTGACTGCAGCGATCGAAGACATCACGGCGACGCTGGCGCATGCGGCCGATGAGAAGGAGCGCGGCGAGCACGCCGACTGGGTCGCCGGGCTGCAGGCACGCCGTGCACGCCTGCAGGCGGATCTGCCGCGCATCTGGCCGGTTGCGGCGACGGCCGGGTCTGACCCGCCGCGGGTCGAGTCCGGCCTGCAGCCGCTTGCTGACCTCGCGCGACGGATCGAGATATCGGAAGACGAACTCGACGCCGCACTGCGCACCAGCCGCACGCCGCACGCGTTCCGGCTGCTCGTGATGCGCAAGCAGAGTGGTGGCCTGCGCGTGATCGAGCAACCGCAGGATGCCCTGCGCGTCTTGCAGCGACGCGTGCTGCGCGAGGTGCTGGCGACCGCCGATCTGCATCCGGCCGCTCACGGCTTCGTGCGCGGTCGCTCGGCGCTGACGCATGCGGCGTTGCACAGCGGGCGACGCCTCGTGCTGCGCCTCGACATCGCGGACTTCTTCACGTCCATCACCGCCGGGCGCGTGCACAGCGCGTTCCTGCGCCTGGGCATGCCGCCGCGCGTTGCCACCGCACTAACGGCGTTGTGCACATCGGTGCAGCGCGCGGGTGCGCTGCGCGCGGCGTTGCGCCGGCACGATGCGTTTGCGTCGCAGACCCGCATCGTCGGACACGTGCGCGACTGGCAGCAGACGCTGTGCGTGCCGCATCTGCCGCAGGGCGCGCCGACCTCGCCGGCGCTCGCCAACTGGATCGCGTATCGGCTCGACCGCCGCCTGTCAGGGCTGGCGGCGGCCTGGGACATGCGCTATTCGCGCTACGCGGATGACCTGACGTTTTCGACGGATGCCAGCGACTGCAACAGCCTGCGCTTCGTCGATCAGGTACGGACCATCGTCGCGACCGAGGGCTGGCTGCTCAACGAACGCAAGACGCTGGTGATGCCGCAGTCGAACCGGCAGCGCGTGACGGGCATCGTGGTCAACCAGACGATGAACCTGTGCCGTCAGGACTACGACGCATTGAAGGCGGCCGTGCACCGCCATGTAAATGCGCCGCCGGACGACGCGCAGCGGTCGCAACTGCTCGGCCGCATCGCGTGGCTGGCGCAGTTCCGGCCCGAGCGCGCGGACCGGCTGCT